aaacattgaagCACAAAATATGATGAAAATGTACTATTTTTTTAGttcataaaaaggaaaaaaaaaatcaacttaaaaaataaaatagaaagtaAATCAGACCAAACCCCACCTCTAAAGGCTTGTTTTTGAagataattttttatgtttcgACTTGTTTTGTTTATCATTTTTCTAAAGTTTGGCCATGGGAGTTTACCCTATTTAATAATTGTCATTGTTTGAGTAGTAATTATTGCTTGATTTTAATTTGTACAAACAACCAATTATATGAAgtgtgaaaaaaaataaaataggagAGTTAGTGTTAGATTAGTTGTGCCTAATACATAGATACTATGTTAATCTTTTATTCTCAATAGTCCATACAAGGGATGAATTGGGAATTTGGATTCCTTCCCCATTAGGAAAGTCTTTGTTGTAAAATAGAACAACTTATATTGTGCCGTCCGATTTTGATCAAAAACATGATTGTCTTAATCTAATGACTCAAATTACTTGAATGTGTGAAGTTAGGATTGTACACATACATGAGGTGTAAACACTAGGCAGTTGCCAATTGTGCATTCTTTCAAGCTGTTTGGATTTTTATACACTGTTAGAATAATGATGTAATTAACTGATTTACATAGGTTTCAAATTGGTTCATTAATGCTCGAGTCCGAGTGTGGAAGCCAATGGTTGAGGAAATCCACATGCTTGAAACTAAAGGCACCACAACAGAAAACCACCAGAACTCGAGCAAAAACGAGGGAGCTTCCGCCGCTGACCAAGGTAACAACCACGCCGGAGTTGATCAACATATGAGCAAGTTTGGCAGTACTACTCATGCAATTGTCCCTGAAAAGCAATTTCAGCATTTGGAAATGGGATCATCCTCAACTGGGAATATTGTGGAAAAGAGaatagaagaagatgaacaatgGAATATTCAATTAGAGAAGAGGTCTAAATATGAATGTGAGATTGCACCTGCACCAAGCATGGATGAGACATTGATGGGTTTTATGCCATACCGGCGCGGCGGGCTTGAGGTTGGCGGGCTTGGGCCTGTGTCTCTAACTTTGGGTTTAAGGCATGGAGTGGAAGGTACACAGCATCAGCAACAGCAGTTGCAGCATGAGGAGGAACTTAGACGCCAATTTGGAGGGCACATGATCCATGACTTCGTGGGATAGAAAAAATTGTTCCAATTGAACGCGAAAGATCGTTTTAGAGAGTAAAGTAAGTAATTGCAGCTATTGATTGAGAAATTAACGGTTGAAATTGTGATTATGTACTTGCACATTAAAGAGTTATGTAAGATGCAAGTGTTTCTCACTCAATGGTTGTAATTGTTTAGTGTATCTTCTAAAGTAGCATTTCTCACTTTAGAGTGGTCTAATCTGCCAACACTTTAGGTTGGTTTTGTGTTTACTAACTAGGGGAAAAAGTGACAAAGAAATTTGGCATTTTGGTGTGTATGAAGGGAACAATATCCTCTTTCACATCGTTAAACACACGAAATTAAGTACAACTGTGATTAATTATGTGCATCTCATTCCTATGTGAGTTGTGAAATGTTGTTCCATGCATGATTTTGATCGTTAAGTTGCGAAGTTTGCAGTTACTGTGATGGACTCGCTTGTGCTTAGCCTTGAAAATTATAGTGCATGTGAGCTGAAGTCtgacattaattaaaaataagagaTGTGACTTTATAAAAAATGTTACCCATAAACTCTCAAGCTTTAAGGATTTAGGTGATGTGATGTACAAATATTTGAGTTCTTCAGTGTTGCCTTATTGGTGTATGATCTCATGTTTTGGACTCCTCCTGTCTCCCTAGTTAGTCTTGAAACTTTTGCGCCAAGATTAGAGGTGTCTAACTTGGGGGGTGTCACTTTCTTCAAGACTGCAGCTCTATTTCAAGATTCTCACAGTAAACTGAGGATGTGAATAGAGTGAAAGGAGGGAACATCCAGGTATGCCTGCCAACGCACATTTCAACACAAAAAACACGAAATCATAGCTTTCTTATAAAGTATACGTGAAAGAGGTTCTGCGTTTGGTTCACCGACTGTTGGTTGACATTGATTTGCAAATATAATCGTCATCTTTAGGGTGCATAGAGTTAACATAATGTGTCGCATGATGGATTAGAATCATGTGAATTGTAAATTTTTCAAACCATACCAACTTTCACCAATCATATTATTGATTAAATTTTCTTTATATTTCTTTAATTATTaaagatataaaaaaataattgtaaGATAATGAAATTTgtcatatttaaattattttcacaATTGAGAGGATATGTTTCCATTGTGTTATAATTACAGGCATTCTGTGAAAATACATTTGTGAGACTTACGACATTTATTGGAAGAGATTTATATAtaactaattatttattttttattcaataagGGGATAAAAGCCTAAAAACATATATGTGCATAAAAGTTCTTCTTTAGTTTTGAACATTTCCTCCCGTAACAAAAAATAATGTGCATAAAAGAAACACTACTTAAAAAGGGGAGGGATACACATATGCGCATAAGCATTAACCAGGATAAACTATAATTTGCAAATGAATCAGCTACTAAATTTTTCTAAAGACATGATTTCAATGGTTAATTAATCCGAAGATTTCTCTTACCAATTAATGTACGTAGCACTTGAGTCAGagtcttgacatccttacttGTTCATCAATAAGCCTATAGCTCTCAATTAGACTCAATGATGAATTTGGAGAAGCCCCTTGCTACATAATTCCACGTTTGGCATGCAAAATTGGACTTAATTCGTGTTTAATACCTTAAGGTTACTGGTTGACAAAAACAAAGGCCTTGAGGTTATAGATTGAGCAATTTCAAAATCTAATCTTAATTTGAAAGTTTTGTTTGAGTGACATAATCATATTGCAAATTCTAATTTCACTCAGCTACTGTTCATAATTCAAAAGCATAAAAGATCTTCTTTATTTATCAACTCAAACTATATATGATCTTTATCACTACCACATCATTATTTATCAAACATAATATCGCAATACGTGTGTGCATGTGCTCCTCTGTTAAGCATATCAATTAATTTCCTCCAGCACCTGGAGTTCCATAATCCCTACGAGGGATGTAATGGTGATTACCATCATCACTTGTAGTACGTTGTTGGCCTGAACCAGGTTTGCCGTAGTCCTTTCGAGGAATTTGATGGTGATCACTATCATCACCGTATTGTTCATCGTACTTTCCGCCGAGATCCTCTTCCGGCGAATCTCCTTGCAATTTGTTGCTCACGTAAATCTTCCTAGTCCTACTTGTAGCCATAGAAGAGCTTGCCAGCATCAACACCACCACTGCAATTACTAGAAGCTTCATTCTCATCACACTCCACCTTCTGCTCCCTGCAGTACTCTTCATTAGCCACAAAATCAATGGTTGTTATTAATTTACTCATTAAAGAGATGAGTCatgacaaaataaaataaatacatgCTAGGATGCTCTCATGAATCTCAAAATTATGTCCGTTATCATTTCATATGCATTAAATATGTGCTatcatttgaatattttttttttgttacggtGAAGGGCCTAGCCCCATCATCTGAATATTTATGAAAAGAAATATATACACAAAACTTAACAGGGTCATGTATCACATATAAGATCATAATCCTATTACTATATGAATATTATCATAAGCAATGGCATAagatatatgtatgtatatgattttgaacaaattaaaaagaaagTAATAGCTAGCTAGGAATATCACTTGTATACATGTTGAAAGATATACCTAAGTCCTAAGATATGATATGTGTCTTTGTATGATTACACGGAGAAGAAAGGAGGAGGTTGGATCAGCTTATATAGGGGTGATGGGCAGGGTAATGACATGTATATGAGATAGGCAAATCTCAAGAAGTCAGCTTCAAATAGTATAATGGTGGGGTATCACCTATGATTAGTGAGGCAGGACGAAGTGGTTTGCCCATTAAAATTGTTGATCAGACTAATAAAATTATGACATTATTTGTCCATATTTCTATGTGGTCTAAATAGGGAAATTCCACCTACTTAATGGAAGGGGATTGCATgtagtggttttttttttgtccaaattggtaattttattattaatatagcCATATAGGTGGCCTGTCCAACTTGGTGGAATTGCTGGGAAACACCGATATACAGAGGAACAACCGAACAAGGAACAATTTCGACTCCtcttgagagaaaaaaaaagtcatatAGAAATTATGTGTTTTGGATAAGTTTGACAAACTCAACTCTGTTAAAAACAAAATGAGGATGAAGTTTATATTTTGAGTAAGTATGTTGTAAAATGTAACGCTAACAAATTTAGAAGGGTTAGTGTATGTTACCTCTgatcttttgtttttgtttataaCTGAGATtccaaaaataagaagaaaTAATAGACTCAGGTACCAACAAAAAACAATAACAATAGGTGTTGGGGCTTAGGCCGAGAGGcccatttatttttcttctggGTTCGTAAAAGGAACAAAATAGTATTTGTagtcttttttgtttttgaaagtttTGGGTTTTTAGGTAGtctttgggttttttttttaaatagaaaaaggtagtcttgtttttttttttaaacagttAGGTAGTCTTGGTTGAACTCTTGAAGAAAATttatacccaaaaaaaaaaacttgaagaaAATCAGAATCCCTTATGAGAAAATTCTCTAATGATTTCTATGTTAAAAAGTtgtatttatttctctcttcacATGTATGCTTTAAATAGGATTAGCTAGGTAAGCCTCTCTAAATGTACATAAAAAGAAAGACACAAAATTTCAACATGAATAAACATGAAAGAAATTTCACATGAAATGATCTTAATCTCGAATAAAATAAGAAACACTATAAATATTTATTCCTCCAGTTTTCTATGGATACGAGCTTAGTTAATTTTATTGTAAATATGTCTTTAGTCTTAATCTTTAAAAATTCAAATCAAAAGGAATATACAAAAATTCAGAAAATgctaaaattaacttttttaaaaGTCACTATAATCATATTATCTTccgaaataattttaataatttactATCTAGTtctagttattttaaaaaatagactTAAATTCTCAAGAGATAGCTCAGATAGTAAGAATTAATGAACATATGAGTTGGGAAGGAAAGGTTTAAGGATCAATCTGGTGTTATTTATCTtccaaagttaaaaaaaaaatacacttaaAAAATACCGGATTTACTTTTTTAGAACGTTCTCTTAAAAATTCTTACTCTTACCAAACATCATATTGGCGAGGAAATTCTGGTCTCTCATCCGTATTATACAATTATTAATTAAGCTACCAAACATCATTTATAGTCATTAATTAAAATTCAAAGAACCTACATGAAACGGTGGTGAAAACAAGGGTAGGTTGCCTAAACCTTTGAAAATGGATAAGGGCCATAAAATGAAGCGGGTTAACTGCACAGAGTTATTTTAGCTTTATGCAGAAGTCTCCAATATACTGTGCTGGTTTGAACGAATGTTGGACACATTGACTGAAAGTCACTCATAGAATAAGAAGCGAAATGAATCAATAAGAATGACTTTTTCAAACTGGACTCGTCACCGCTAACGTGGGTGAAATCGAGTTTCctgaaaagaaaatattatattgactgccaacagaaaacaaatgcTAATTAAGAATGAGTCACACAAACTTCAGACCAGGTGGATATTGTTGGTGGTAAAATACAGATTTTTATTGGCTTCTACAACTTTAAAATTGCTAAAATACAAGACTAAAATAGGAGTAAGAGTCATGGAATAGAACTTTCTTGAATGAATGACATCAAAGCAATgtgttccttttcaaattttaatacTTTAGCCACCTTAATTTATTATTTCCTAAGCTCCTCATTTGATTTTCACACCCCTGTGGCTGTCTATAAATAATAATGTACTAACCTTAATCCTTTGCAACACTATACTCCTCCTCATACGTACAATATCATAGCTACCAAAGTTGTTAATTGAAATGGCAAAGTTTGCTTTGCAGATTTTGATATGCTGTTTATCAGCAGCAATTGTTATGCTATCATGCCCAGCAATGTCTCAAGAAGTTGGTAAGTAAATGATGATCATTTTACTTaaagcatgtttggattaacttatctttcttcagaatcaaATCTGACTCTCAAAAGTTACTTACAGAGGATGAGAGCGAGTTTAGTTATGATGTGGAGAGCGAGACAGGACCATTACATTGGGGAGACATTAAACCCGAATGGCATTCGTGCAAAAATGGATCAATGCAATCACCAATTGATTTGTTGAATGAGAGGGTTCAAATAGTATCACATTTAGGAGCGCTTCAGATGAACTACAAGCCCTCCAATGCAACTCTTAAGAACAGGGGTCATGATATCATGGTTAGTATAAACTAATTAACAAGCTCAACAATATCTAATTATCAACAAATGATTGAACGTTGAAGAAttcatctttcttttttttttacaatttcttTGTGTTTGTGAATAGCTGGAATTGCATGATAACTCAAGCTATCTACAAATTAATGGAACTAAGTATGTCCTTAAACAGTTCCATTGGCATTCTCCATCTGAACACACCATAGAAGGCAGAAGGTAGGTACATATGCACATTCTTGCTTTCTTAATTCTCATGAATCACACTTCACATTTAAGTGATCTCTTCCTACGTtatgctgaaattcaacttttttagCAAGAACAAGGGTGCATGGGGTAGAACTCTGACCACTTTATCATCTCTGATATCTTGTCATGAACTGTAGGATGAAAATACATGAATACCTTTAAATTATATTTGTGACAAAATGTCCAATTTATTGCTATGTAGATTGGATCTAGAGTTACACATGGTGCATGAAACTCCATCAGGATCACAAGCTGCAGTGATTGGGATGTTGTTCAAGACTGGAAGACCAGACCCTTTATTGTCATCGGTAAATCAAATTAAGATCCACACTTGAGTCTTACTACTATGTctgtgaaaactgaaaagtgACATATATGCATGACTTATCTATATACCTTGAAATTTTCATATTGTCTAGTTAACAAATCACTTGGAGGCTATTTCTAATAGTACGGAAGCAGAAATAGCGGTGGGTGTAATTGATCCAGGGCTAATCAGAATAGGGAGAACGCAATATTACAGATACAATGGCTCACTGACTACTCCACCATGCACTGAGAATGTTCCTTGGACAATAGTTAGAGAGGTTAATTTGCTAAATTTACCCTTTGCTAGCTGTATTTGGTTTATAAAGTTTCAATTGGTTTCTTCTAAAATTTATACTTAATTTGTTAAACATGTCACAGGTGAGATCAGTTTCAAAGGAGCAAATTGAATTGCTTCGAGGTTCTGTTCATGATGTAAGTTGTTTTGatcgagttatgatatatacacacttcttcactccttttccaccttcatttatatctatttcttttttctatatcaatcaaatcacatatcacatctttactttctctctcatttcttcctatctctttcttcttccacttTTTCATACCTCATTTTCTAGGtgtgaaaatataattattggTTTTAATCATATGGCTAAAGGAACTCTCAGAATTGGTTATCACAAACTAATCATAAATAAATTGAACATAGCAATTATTTTTTCCAACTTGATTAATAAGTCTGATCAAAACAGAGAATCTGGTCAAAAACATGATTTAGAAAGTTTTAATATATTCCTAATCAACTTCGTAAGGTATTTTCTTtgttattatatattaaaatattaaatattcaaATGTCAAATAACATGACATGATCGATGAaacaattttttatgttttaaactGGACTCTACTTTGCAGGACTCGGATACAAATGCAAGACCATTGCAGCCAATAAACAACCGCATAGTGAAGTTCAATAAACCGCAAGAATATCAACATTGAAATTTCAGGCCAGAAGATTATTTGTAATTTTAGTCAGATGATGAATAATGCATGTTCACATGCACTAGGTTAGGTGATTGTTATTGATCATTATTCATTGCTACATCACATCTATTCTTCTATTATACATGGTTTTAaggattttataatttattttcagcCAGTGTATTAATATGATCGAATCTATTTACAATATATTAAATTTGAGCTTGTGAGTAAGTTTTCAAATGcgaacaaaataatattttcaagGAAAAGAATGAGTTTTCACAAAacaattcaaaaatattttctaagaaACAAATGAATTGTCACAACCAATGCAAATTCAATAGAAAACATGTGTAACATTTTCTAAGAAATGAATGAGTTTTCACAAACCAATGCAAATTCAATAGAAAACATGTAACATTTTCTAAGAAACTAAATGAATGAGTTTTCACAAACCAATGCAAATTCAATAGAAAACATGTAATGTTGGTAAAAAATCATTGCAAGATACTTTCAAAGATAAGAATGTGTTTTCAAGCACCAATGCAAAAACTTTTCTTGCACATTATAATGAGTCTTCACAAAATAGTGCAGATACATTTTTAAGGAAATGAATATGTTTTCACAaaccaatgaaaatttaaagaaACGAATGTGTTCTCAAAAACCAATGCAAAAACAATTTCAAGGAAAATAATGGATTTTCACTAACCAATAGAAAAGCATTTTCTAGGAAGGGATCGAGTTTCACAAACCAATGCACCGTTAAAGAAATTAATGAATTTTCAAAAAGCAATGAAAAAGTATTTCCAAAGAAAATAATGAGATTTTCcaaataaatacaaaaatacTTTCTAAGAAAATAATGTGTTTCAACAAACCAATGCACAAAGTATTTCTAGGGAAAAGAATGAGATTAGACAAATCAATgcaaaaacattttttatttgaatagTGGCAACAGCGGTGGGGATGGTGATTATGGCTGGTGGTTGTAATAAAGGCGACAGTGGGGGAGATAGAGGGTGGTGGAAGCGATGGTGGGAGGTGAAAGCAAcaatagtggtggtggtggtggtagcttTGATAGAGGATGTTAAGTACATAGTGGAAGTGGGGATTGTGGGTATGACTGCATGAGCTAGGTGGTGGTAGAAGTTGAAGTTGTTTGGCGGTGATAGCAATAGTGGTAATGATATGATGAAAAGAGAGGATTTCATGAGAAAGTGATGAAAATGAGTGTATTACATattattaaaacaaaaaattattatcacaAAACTATTTTTTGTGATTTTAAAAGCTAGACTGAAATGGTTatacaattaaaataaaaagtaatttaAGCTCTTTATTTTTCGTACATGTTTAAGTAAGAATTGAAAACTCTCAACCATTCCACTCGTTCTTTGGCATAGTTAAATGACGATGGTGTTAGAAAAATTGTACTACACATTACTTATGTGTTGAGTCTTCTAAAAAGACTTATGTATTAAACTTCACATTGAGGTGGTAAAGAATTTAATAAGGTGTTGCATGAGAATGAGTTTTATTGACCCAGTGTAGTGCAAATTAGAGGATTTCCCCCAATAAGCGCACGATAATATAAGCCTTACTGAACACTTATTTTCACCGTCCAACATTTATAAGCCTCCATATTTTAAAATCCCATTAAATATCGAGTTAGGTAAATTTCCCTTCAAGAGAACAGAACTCTTGTTATACTTATTtacttattatttttaaaacaaaatatattataaaGCAGAAAACTTGAGAACAAAGTTTCAAGAGAGACAAGAACAAACAAGGTAGGCAACCGACGAGCTAAGAAACAAGGCAGACAGCCACCCAGTCTTGACAAGATCCCCAAAATGTAAGAGTACAGCCAAATACCCCCATTATTTATCTCATTTATAAGACTTGAATCCAATATCTTGATTGAAGAGAACTAAGTTTCTTCCCATTTGAACCAACAGACATTGATAATTGGGAAAATGTTTGATATAAATTTGACTCTCTTGCATGTTTTGAGAGGAGCCAGCACAGGAACTTATTTCTCATCATGATATTTTCATAATTACAACCTTAATTTCATCTAATTCACCTGATATAATTTCTTGTTCTGCACTTGGCTAAACCATTTTGACTAGGACTTTCATGATATCATCCATAGTTGGCCTATGCAGTGGATCATCTGCCACACAATCCTTTGCTAAAAAAGACAAACACAAAGCCTCTGGAAGAGAATAATCCTTCAGATTAGGATCCATGATACTCCTCAAACCTTCAAAACAACCCCCTTCACTTGCTTCCCCCAACAAAAGTCCAAAGCATTCTTTAATCATTTTTCCATCAAAGTTGTCTTTTCCTG
This portion of the Lotus japonicus ecotype B-129 chromosome 3, LjGifu_v1.2 genome encodes:
- the LOC130742999 gene encoding alpha carbonic anhydrase 7-like; amino-acid sequence: MAKFALQILICCLSAAIVMLSCPAMSQEVEDESEFSYDVESETGPLHWGDIKPEWHSCKNGSMQSPIDLLNERVQIVSHLGALQMNYKPSNATLKNRGHDIMLELHDNSSYLQINGTKYVLKQFHWHSPSEHTIEGRRLDLELHMVHETPSGSQAAVIGMLFKTGRPDPLLSSLTNHLEAISNSTEAEIAVGVIDPGLIRIGRTQYYRYNGSLTTPPCTENVPWTIVREVRSVSKEQIELLRGSVHDDSDTNARPLQPINNRIVKFNKPQEYQH